The following are from one region of the Colias croceus chromosome 4, ilColCroc2.1 genome:
- the LOC123691232 gene encoding LOW QUALITY PROTEIN: cubilin homolog (The sequence of the model RefSeq protein was modified relative to this genomic sequence to represent the inferred CDS: deleted 1 base in 1 codon) — MTNLVIYFTILLLYSVHINCEAYQDRPKIKTTDGDLILESAYDKNIYIKPNGPRSSIFIGNTNILDLNITNKNGLSPSIAASDYNNDRNSNKDVTSEILRRIERLESVSLTVPNTVLVNFTHLNRRINTLANRVRTLQSTVNSIRRSDECQSHPCENGGTCLNLASGYYCLCPKNWKGENCDEDVNECKMYEGTDLGCQNGATCINRPGSYECICKSGWYGIHCMRKERNCSGNDFEMCGHGTCLQVNTGVGIKCMCDQGWTTNETSISCLTDVNECDSKQGPRCSINPPVECINLPGSFVCGHCPPGYEGDGFICRDIDECLTQPNGGCSLSPKVSCYNTLGSRVCGSCPPGYQGDGVICTWRGSCNINRGGCHPSAFCIDGPGFGVQAVQCVCPRGMSGDGIGIHGCYIVPTNNNTGCEANPCGLHGQCHPLHVGYTCICSPGYSGANCDRQGDYCASNPCLNGGTCRPDGRATRGYRCECLAQFTGDTCEFRSEPCGGVLDAEEGSIIYPLTNTTYRHNTRCAWVIHTSPDKVINVTFSKFNLEHNAECHYDFVQIHDGRSSASQLIGRFCGSDFPKGGNIISSHNNLYFWFRSDQTIAGEGFALHWTSIKPQCGGYVNATIHGHISSPGSPGKYPPNRDCYWRLVTKLGKRIQLHFFELDLESHANCSFDYLAIYDGLHEKDALINKFCNSSQPAPLQSIGSEMLIHFHSDAYGSGKGFQITYAPIEGVPGCGGFFTLERGEIFPPLYENKYQDNLLCDYKIQTRGDTKIRITLKSFNLERSFRCTYDYLAIYDGPSSDSRLVGKFCGTTVPKTFTSTSNSLFIQFKSDQSVSSQGFKISYESICHKIITGDSGTLKSPGYPFGYPKNTDCEYVIETSPGKVIRLSFQDFDIEDNVYFNCQYDYVEIRDGPIINSTLLGKYCGGSRRIPPTKTSTYNYLYIGFHSDASVSGSGFFANYTSLYTACGGIFRNTSGLINYPDTDSSQGNDERFYSNDQSCSWLLIAPEGMIIKITWNRFDIEKQSLCEFDYVELVEIEADNKNDTLGKYCGATAPPALTTSTNQLLIKFVSDNSIKGSGFSMSYAFLDGSSQCGGLYVKTHGYIYSPGWPNSYPANRDCTWTISVPEGQQISLNITDFDLEIPIREKCDLGDYLEIRDGGNQNAPLVGKYCGNFKSKVIISTSHKMHLRFHSDFYISGRGFKIEWDGTIRGCGGLLTGVTGSIASPNYPEDYYDNAECFYKIVTSSGSRIRITFLDLDLETTPQCRQDYVEIFDGRDVYSPSLGKFCTMTVNLTDVDTSSNYAFIKFRSDISLGGKGFLLHYKTMCHTNISGSFGVIESPGFPSNYPMNIDCLWSITVGKGNKINITFSHFNIKSIQRSIYYDGTGRRYPMYGRLPYFRRVGYSNPCEFDYLQFKQANEDHFSQKYCGTILPSPIQSKSNSIDIKFVSGLYNSDRGFRLEWVKDGCGTIIRKQFGVFTLANNLRYLGTEIECEWTIVTPPGTNVYLRLTDVLLEETKNCTVDAIEIYNGPNVASPLLAKVCNRDIHTFQAAGSNIMLMKFIKKSTLKDVYFAGNFQSITSGCGGRLKTQSGQIHSKNYPKNYEDDMDCLWYISVPKNHRIELNILDLDLYTGNDNDEEDCSDNIKIYEGSDILHSNYSYLICPTSNVSQIISNSPNIIVQFITDNYGTAKGFKANFSATCGAVLEAQNDGIITNDKFISYHNHNCTWVIKSPKFDQKIKLTLEHIALPRDMDIVTNKECPSSFLKIFDGDDVNAPLIGEYCGRKVPPMIVSRGSALTVVHGTYSDTLSGYFSAHYSSLSTACGGTLSSEEGSIASPNYPLSYPHAMDCEWVINTSPGNSMYLNFEKFDLAYSDRCNEDYLEIRENDGAGTLLGVYCGDEIPTNITKGARIYLKFHSDNKEAGNGFLLHYGISHYNEITGLDDGEISSPLYPYAYEEIGEFSWRIIASGSRSITIRIDEIIIKKQRESCDSKLIIYDGYDEDANVIEVMCGFLKNEVKVLQSSSSIVFIKFVITERHMSPTFHLKWSQADDYNENRLKKNCGYNQTQIVTNAHSVSFHSPNYPEEYGNNMLCEWVFEAKPSYHLILTFDQFELEETSDCYADYISIYTRNDNEAWIPLKQKVCIKEDLSKAMETSKFLKVIFESDSTTARKGFTATVRTLCGGILNSESGVIELAWEDRGGMFEMNKRCNWTIKVRPGRIIKLSFEHFNITNENECTRYVMVRNGESMESPLLGVGKYCGYPHETLDALISTSNAVHVSYFSNNRVLSTRKFMTFKLRYEELNIECGLTSSLDNGHKWEVINSPNYPSIPMPFSECVWIFTAPPGEILRVDFIERFDVDGKGECKFESIEIRDGTSEFSPSKGLFCGEKPGTIKTDSNALYIKYTTRLAEPRNGFKANISIDICGGTIVAEAGELVSPGYPHMLMLPSGTFCQWHIISPTRHVIKIDLKDFNLPSSEESCHTNLTIEEIIPANKTSVVLKQLCSDEIGYGVIETLSNEAVVKLYIGKPGPWNQVSEYRGFKLTFNSTRPTCGGVIKQSEGFITTPGYPRETNLRYCQWIIIVPNEARRVRFEIMDHNDNDRIGVYNDVSFESPINVVENRTNSIIYESTGNTLGVYLLVKTYLKQNRPHRMKAKFSSNEPALCGGSLEDNSGEISAPDIQSSYVCKWTYNIKTDNYLNSSAYNTIFLSVDSSTINSNCRYGFSRLIIYAPIANEGRNLMFSLCGNNTQRFYSIPLTTMTLKAIQLAQKPLTFNIKWKLQPCGGVVYAAQETKNMTLPTSYNGTLDCGWVIVAPSGTKTETTIEGQFNLDCSDEFIKISQGLTESQSILNYCKTNMPQNSFISTYKYTYIQYHSKGAISNIKLITKTVSDKCGGYLTKYDRVFTSPHYPKNYQENEECVWDISAEIGYRVSLTFINRFVVEDTANCTKDVVIIYDWKNETYSEIARLCGRTIPPVYNSSLNRMKVIFRSDANVNLDGFSAQWSPICGGTFEAKEKEQVLYSPGYTDEYRPSLDCTYKIVSTHHKFIVLKFLDFDLEGTYPDCRYDNVTISAHSDYNYLMQTYCGRNMPPRLESYDEINIHFQTDRNGQRKGFKFIYSLYTCGGKITEPTTIRSSLSETYYELMNCTWTIEAPTDKVVVVKFLYIDVESDENCLNDYISVFDGPKIDTDKQLALLCGHINSSTVIQSKNRNAVVQFISNAYLSYKGFQAQIIFSYSEAVGCGGSVNLLPNSQYTLKSPLIGRAVVYENYLDCHWSVRAPKDYVVKVSFSSFHVSPCAEVNQTAIGISKCDCDFVEIKDGINPDSLVIGTFCGHTLPPEIISSSNLMGIRLSTDGEIVSSGFELLLSAQRSTCDESSLNVNYNIQSIRSPGFETGVIPRGLHCTYVLHASESYATVHLRINHLDLQPGNGNKCDNDRLIIRSITEIHNMSLGSNYVLNKYADNFFTHAYFYDSTLSFPEQFVLCGVNSSLDFYVSGGVSLNLITSPESTSKHKGVDIQVSQVGYCGRNYTEPYGRIQTVYLENIYPINNDCFTLITAPENYTISIYMITIVPDYYFNSRAFFAIFDGDKTTSPLLLKVQSDYVSRSVFSTGRYILMHNHVINGNEQIIYDLNYIITNKGRGCGGKIVNELGRFTSPMYPEVYRKRSSCEWEIETPPNTRLLLRMTEFDLGVACDQNYLSIVDKNGNVVSTFCDETPADYTSPDNYVKVIFTTTVNNGGTGWVADFIGIH, encoded by the exons ATGACTAATTTAgtcatatattttacaatacttCTATTATATTCTGTGCATATAAATTGTGAAGCGTATCAAGACAGgcctaaaattaaaactactgATGGAGATCTCATTTTGGAATCAGCTTacgataaaaacatttatattaaaccAAACGGTCCTCGATCTAGTATATTTATTGGAAACACGAATATCTTAGACTTGAATATCACTAATAAAAATGGACTATCACCTTCGATAGCGGCTTCGGATTACAACAACGATCGAAATAGCAATAAAGATGTTACAAGTGAAATATTGAGAAGAATTGAACGTCTAGAAAGCGTGAGTTTGACTGTGCCAAATACTGTTCTTGTAAATTTTACACATTTGAATAGGAGAATAAATACTCTAGCTAATAGAGTACGCACGTTGCAGTCAACTGTAAATAGTATAAGAAGATCAGATGAATGTCAATCGCACCCTTGCGAAAATGGAGGAACATGTTTGAATCTAGCCAGTggttattattgtttatgtcCGAAAAATTGGAAAGGAGAAAATTGTGACGAAGACGTGAACGAGTGTAAAATGTACGAAGGCACTGACTTGGGGTGTCAAAACGGCGCAACATGCATCAACAGGCCTGGCTCATATGAATGTATTTGTAAGTCTGGCTGGTATGGAATCCACTGCATGCGAAAAGAAAGAAACTGTTCCGGAAATGATTTCGAAATGTGCGGACACGGAACATGTTTACAAGTAAATACAGGAGTAGGAATAAAGTGTATGTGTGACCAAGGATGGACTACAAATGAGACAAGTATTTCATGTCTCACGGACGTAAATGAGTGTGATTCGAAGCAAGGGCCACGATGCTCTATTAATCCTCCAGTTGAGTGCATCAACCTCCCCGGGTCATTTGTATGCGGACATTGCCCTCCGGGCTACGAAGGAGATGGATTCATTTGCCGGGACATTGATGAATGTCTAACACAGCCAAACGGTGGATGCAGCTTGAGCCCGAAGGTATCGTGCTACAACACCCTCGGCTCAAGAGTCTGCGGGTCCTGTCCACCAGGATATCAAGGTGACGGTGTGATCTGTACCTGGAGAGGTTCATGTAATATCAATCGGGGTGGTTGTCACCCTTCCGCTTTCTGTATTGATGGTCCTGGATTCGGAGTACAAGCGGTGCAATGCGTTTGTCCCAGAGGTATGTCTGGCGATGGCATCGGGATACATGGATGTTATATTGTTCCGACGAATAATAATACTGGATGTGAAGCTAATCCATGCGGCTTACACGGTCAGTGCCATCCACTTCACGTGGGCTACACCTGCATTTGCTCTCCGGGCTATAGTGGTGCTAATTGTGATCGACAAGGTGACTATTGTGCGAGTAATCCGTGTTTAAATGGCGGGACATGCAGGCCGGACGGGAGAGCCACGAGAGGCTATCGTTGTGAATGTTTAGCACAGTTTACAGGGGACACATGTGAATTTAGATCTGAACCTTGCGGGGGAGTATTGGATGCTGAAGAAGGTAGTATAATATATCCTCTTACTAATACAACGTACAGGCATAATACACGCTGTGCGTGGGTTATACATACTTCGCCCGATAAAGTTATTAATGTTACTtttagtaaatttaatttagagCATAATGCAGAATGCCATTACGATTTCGTTCAAATTCACGATGGTAGAAGTTCTGCTAGTCAATTAATAGGTAGATTCTGTGGGAGCGATTTTCCAAAAGGcggtaatattatatcgagTCACAACAATTTGTACTTTTGGTtccgatctgatcaaactatagCAGGGGAAGGTTTTGCTTTACACTGGACAAGCATAAAACCTCAATGTGGGGGCTACGTAAATGCGACTATTCATGGGCACATAAGTTCTCCAGGTTCACCTGGAAAATATCCTCCGAATCGAGATTGTTATTGGCGGCTGGTTACAAAATTGGGTAAAAGGATTCAATTGCATTTTTTTGAATTGGACTTAGAATCACATGCCAACTGTAGTTTTGATTATCTAGCAATTTACGATGGATTACACGAAAAAGACGCgttgattaataaattttgtaattcaTCGCAACCAGCACCTCTCCAGTCTATCGGTTCGGAAATGCTCATTCATTTTCATTCCGATGCCTATGGGAGCGGTAAAGGATTCCAAATCACATATGCTCCAATTGAAGGGGTCCCAGGTTGCGGTGGATTTTTCACATTAGAGAGAGGTGAAATCTTTCCTCCACTGTACGAAAATAAGTAccaagataatttattatgcgattataaaatacaaacaaggGGCGACACAAAAATTCGGATAACACTG AAGTCTTTTAATTTAGAGCGATCGTTTAGATGTACGTACGATTACCTTGCAATATACGATGGCCCGTCATCAGATTCTCGCCTCGTTGGAAAATTCTGTGGAACTACGGTTCCCAAAACGTTCACATCGACatcaaattctttatttattcagtTCAAATCGGATCAAAGCGTATCATCTCAGGGATTCAAGATATCGTATGAATCTATTTGTCACAAAATAATTACAGGCGACAGTGGTACGTTAAAATCTCCAGGTTATCCATTTGGATACCCAAAAAATACTGATTGCGAATATGTTATCGAAACCTCTCCTGGAAAAGTAATACGATTGTCATTTCAAGATTTCGATATCGAGGATAATGTATACTTTAATTGCCAGTACGATTATGTAGAAATTCGAGATGGGCCTATAATCAATTCAACTTTGTTAGGTAAGTATTGCGGAGGATCACGGCGCATACCGCCAACAAAGACGTCCACGTAtaattatctgtatattgGGTTCCATTCTGACGCTAGTGTCAGTGGTTCTGGTTTTTTTGCAAATTATACAAGTTTATATACAGCATGTGGAGGGATATTTAGAAATACATCTGGTCTGATAAATTATCCGGATACTGATTCATCACAGGGTAACGATGAAAGGTTTTACAGTAATGATCAATCCTGTTCTTGGCTATTAATTGCACCCGAAGgaatgattataaaaataacatggaACAGATTTGACATTGAAAAACAGAGTTTATGTGAATTCGACTATGTTGAACTTGTAGAAATTGAGGCAGATAATAAAAACGACACTTTAGGAAAATATTGTGGCGCTACAGCTCCGCCTGCTCTGACAACGTCTACAAATCaacttttgataaaatttgtatcTGATAATAGCATAAAAGGTTCAGGATTCTCTATGTCGTATGCATTTCTGGATGGAAGTTCGCAATGTGGTGGATTGTATGTCAAAACTCATGGATATATATACTCTCCAGGTTGGCCAAATAGCTACCCAGCTAATCGTGATTGTACTTGGACAATTTCAGTGCCCGAAGGTCAACAAATATCTCTTAACATAACTGACTTTGATTTAGAAATACCTATAAGAGAAAAGTGTGATTTAGGTGACTATTTGGAAATAAGGGATGGTGGGAATCAGAATGCACCACTAGTCGGTAAATATTGTGGCAATTTTAAATCGAAAGTAATTATATCGACATCTCATAAAATGCATTTGCGGTTTCATTCAGATTTTTATATATCCGGGAGAGGGTTTAAAATCGAATGGGATGGAACAATAAGAGGTTGTGGAGGATTATTAACAGGTGTCACTGGATCTATAGCCTCTCCGAATTATCCCGAAGATTACTATGATAATGCGGAatgcttttataaaatagtaaccAGCAGCGGCTCCAGAATCCGAATTACATTTTTAGATTTAGACTTGGAAACTACACCACAATGCAGACAGGACTACGTGGAAATATTTGATGGCCGTGATGTATATTCCCCTAGTCTGGGTAAATTTTGTACGATGACCGTAAATTTAACTGATGTGGATACGTCAAGCAATTATGCATTCATTAAATTTAGATCAGACATTTCCTTAGGTGGAAAAGGTTTCCTTTTACATTACAAAACAATGTGTCATACTAATATAAGCGGTAGTTTTGGTGTAATAGAAAGTCCTGGGTTTCCTAGTAATTATCCTatgaatatagattgtttatgGTCGATAACGGTTGGCAAAGGTAACAAAATCAACATTACTTTTAGtcactttaatattaaatctattcagcgatctatatattatgatgGAACAGGACGTAGATATCCTATGTATGGTCGGCTTCCTTATTTTCGAAGAGTAGGATATTCAAATCCATGTGAATTTGATTATTTACAATTCAAGCAAGCAAACGAAGACCATTTCTCTCAAAAGTATTGCGGAACGATTTTACCATCGCCAATACAATCAAAAAGTAACtctattgatataaaatttgtaagtgGACTTTATAATTCTGATAGGGGGTTTCGGCTTGAATGGGTTAAAGATGGATGTGGTACCATTATTCGTAAGCAATTTGGGGTATTCACACTTGCAAACAATCTAAGGTACCTTGGCACTGAAATAGAATGTGAATGGACCATTGTCACTCCTCCAGGaacaaatgtttatttaagaCTCACAGATGTGTTATTagaagaaacaaaaaattgcaCAGTAGATGCAATTGAGATCTACAATGGGCCAAATGTTGCTTCTCCTCTGTTAGCCAAAGTATGTAACCGTGATATTCATACATTTCAAGCTGCTGGTAGCAATATAATGTTAatgaaatttatcaaaaaatctACACTGAAAGATGTTTATTTTGCGGGTAATTTTCAATCAATTACATCTGGGTGTGGTGGCCGCCTTAAAACTCAGTCCGGTCAGATTCATTCAAAGAATTATCCAAAAAATTATGAAGATGACATGGATTGTTTGTGGTATATATCTGTACCGAAAAATCACAGAATTGAACTAAATATATTAGATCTAGACCTTTATACAGGAAACGATAATGACGAAGAAGATTGTagcgataatattaaaatatacgaaGGTTCTGATATACTACATTCTAATTACTCTTATCTCATTTGTCCAACATCCAATGTGTCGCAAATTATATCTAATTCTCCCAACATAATTGTTCAATTTATTACTGACAACTATGGCACAGCGAAAGGTTTCAAAGCTAATTTTTCAGCGACATGTGGTGCCGTTTTAGAAGCCCAAAACGATGGCATAATCACTAACGATAAATTTATTAGCTATCACAATCATAACTGTACATGGGTTATAAAGTCCCCAAAGTTTgatcaaaaaattaaacttacatTAGAACATATTGCACTGCCTCGCGATATGGATATTGTAACCAATAAAGAGTGCCCGTCttcttttctaaaaatatttgatggtGACGACGTAAATGCCCCCCTGATCGGAGAATATTGTGGCCGAAAGGTACCTCCTATGATCGTTAGTCGCGGTAGTGCACTCACTGTTGTTCATGGCACATATTCCGATACTCTAAGTGGATATTTTTCTGCACATTACTCTTCTCTTTCGACCGCATGTGGGGGAACTTTGTCGTCTGAAGAAGGTTCTATAGCTTCACCGAATTATCCACTATCTTATCCGCACGCAATGGATTGTGAATGGGTTATTAATACATCTCCGGGCAACTCtatgtatttgaattttgaaaaatttgacCTTGCGTATTCCGACCGCTGTAACGAGGACTATTTAGAAATACGGGAAAACGACGGTGCTGGAACTTTGTTAGGGGTGTATTGTGGAGATGAAATACCCACGAATATAACAAAAGGTGCAAGGATTTATTTAAAGTTCCACAGTGACAATAAAGAAGCTGGAAATGGATTTCTTCTACATTACGGAATTTCacattacaatgaaataaCTGGTTTAGATGATGGTGAAATTTCATCTCCACTTTATCCCTATGCATATGAAGAAATTGGTGAATTTTCATGGCGCATTATAGCGAGTGGCTCGAGAAGTATCACTATTAGAATCGAtgagattattattaaaaagcaacGAGAATCCTGCGACAGTAAGCTCATTATATATGATGGATACGATGAAGACGCCAATGTTATCGAGGTGATGTGTGGGTTTTTGAAAAATGAAGTTAAAGTGTTACAATCATCTTCTTCGATTGTGTTCATCAAATTTGTAATAACAGAACGCCACATGAGCCCTACTTTTCACCTGAAATGGTCGCAAGCGGACGATTATAACGAAAATAGGCTTAAAAAGAATTGTGGTTATAATCAAACACAAATAGTCACCAATGCACATAGCGTTTCATTTCATTCACCAAATTATCCAGAGGAATACGGCAATAATATGCTTTGTGAGTGGGTTTTCGAAGCTAAACCAAGTTATCATTTGATCCTTACCTTTGATCAATTTGAGTTGGAAGAAACTAGCGACTGTTATGCCGACTATATCTCAATTTATACGCGCAATGACAATGAGGCGTGGATACcgctaaaacaaaaagtttgcATAAAGGAGGATTTAAGTAAAGCTATGGAGAcgtcaaaatttttaaaagttatatttgaaTCTGACTCGACAACAGCTCGCAAAGGTTTTACAGCGACGGTGCGAACTCTGTGTGGTGGAATTCTTAATAGCGAGTCTGGCGTCATTGAATTAGCCTGGGAGGATAGGGGAGGCATGTTTGAGATGAACAAAAGATGTAATTGGACTATAAAAGTGCGACCGGGGCGTATTATTAAACTAAGCTTTGAACATTTTAACATCACAAATGAAAACGAGTGCACGAGGTATGTTATGGTACGGAATGGAGAAAGTATGGAGTCTCCATTATTGGGAGTCGGAAAATACTGCGGCTATCCACACGAAACTTTGGACGCTTTAATATCGACAAGTAACGCTGTGCACGTAAGTTATTTTAGCAACAATCGTGTACTTTCGACTCGTAAATTTATGACTTTCAAATTGAGATATGAGGAATTAAATATCGAATGTGGCTTAACTTCGTCCTTGGATAACGGCCATAAATGGGAAGTAATAAACTCACCGAATTATCCTTCTATACCTATGCCCTTTTCGGAATGTGTTTGGATATTTACAGCGCCACCAGGTGAAATATTGAGAGTTGACTTTATTGAGAGATTTGATGTTGATGGCAAAGGAGAATGCAAATTTGAGTCTATTGAAATACGTGATGGCACATCGGAATTTTCTCCGAGTAAAGGCTTGTTTTGTGGCGAGAAGCCTGGTACAATTAAGACTGATAGTAATGCCCTATACATAAAGTATACGACCCGATTAGCGGAACCTAGAAACGGATTTAAAGCTAACATATCGATTGATATTTGTGGCGGTACAATAGTAGCTGAGGCTGGAGAGTTGGTATCACCAGGGTACCCACACATGTTGATGTTACCAAGTGGAACATTTTGTCAATGGCATATAATTTCTCCGACCAgacatgtaataaaaattgatttaaaagattttaatcTTCCTTCATCTGAAGAATCTTGTCATACAAACTTGACAATCGAGGAAATAATACCAGCTAATAAAACAAGCGTCGTATTAAAACAGTTATGTAGTGATGAAATAGGGTACGGCGTCATTGAGACATTATCTAATGAAGCTGTCGTTAAACTTTACATAGGAAAACCTGGACCTTGGAATCAAGTTTCTGAATATAGAggatttaaattaacatttaattcaaCGAGGCCAACGTGTGGTGGTGTAATTAAACAATCTGAAGGATTTATAACAACACCAGGTTATCCGCGTGAAACGAATTTACGTTATTGCCAATGGATTATTATTGTTCCAAACGAGGCGCGTAGAGTAAGATTTGAAATCATGGATCACAATGATAATGATAGAATAGGAGTATATAACGACGTTAGTTTTGAATCGCCTATTAATGTTGTTGAAAATAGAACTAATTCAATTATATATGAATCAACAGGAAACACACTCGGTGTCTATTTActtgttaaaacttatttaaaacagAATCGTCCACATCGTATGAAAGCAAAATTTAGTTCAAATGAACCCGCCCTTTGTGGCGGTTCTCTTGAAGATAATAGCGGAGAAATATCGGCTCCGGATATTCAAAGTTCATACGTATGTAAATGGacgtataatattaaaacagacAATTATCTTAATTCATCAGCATATAATACCATATTTTTATCGGTAGATAGTAGCACAATAAATTCTAACTGTCGCTATGGTTTTTCAAGATTGATTATATATGCCCCGATAGCAAATGAAGGAAGAAATTTGATGTTTTCCTTGTGTGGTAACAATACACAACGCTTTTATAGTATTCCATTGACAACGATGACGCTTAAAGCTATTCAACTAGCTCAAAAACCTCTTACGTTTAACATTAAATGGAAATTGCAACCATGCGGTGGAGTTGTATATGCTGCtcaagaaacaaaaaatatgaccCTTCCTACGTCATATAACGGCACATTAGATTGTGGGTGGGTTATTGTCGCACCGAGTGGAACTAAAACAGAGACTACCATAGAAGGGCAGTTTAACTTGGACTGTTCGGATGAGTTCATAAAAATCAGTCAAGGTCTGACGGAGTCCCAATCGATATTAAATTACTGCAAAACGAATATGCCTCAAAATTCGTTCATTTCCACCTATAAGTATACGTATATTCAGTATCATTCTAAAGGAGCGATATCGAATATTAagttaataacaaaaactgtAAGTGATAAATGTGGAGGGTATTTGACTAAGTACGATCGTGTATTTACCTCTCCACACTATCCTAAAAATTATCAGGAAAATGAAGAGTGTGTGTGGGACATTAGTGCCGAAATAGGCTATAGAGTGTCATTAACGTTTATAAACCGTTTTGTAGTAGAAGATACAGCTAATTGCACGAAAGATgttgtaattatttacgatTGGAAAAATGAAACGTATAGTGAAATTGCAAGATTATGTGGGCGTACAATTCCACCAGTATATAATTCATCTTTAAATAGAATGAAAGTTATTTTCCGTTCAGATGCAAACGTAAATCTTGATGGATTCTCCGCTCAGTGGTCTCCAATTTGCGGTGGAACGTTTGAAGCGAAAGAAAAAGAACAAGTTTTGTATAGTCCAGGATATACCGATGAATATAGACCATCTTTAGATTgtacttataaaattgtttctaCACACCATAAATTTATAGTTCTGAAGTTTTTAGATTTCGATCTCGAAGGGACATATCCCGATTGTCGTTATGATAATGTAACCATTAGTGCACATagtgattataattatttgatgCAGACTTATTGTGGAAGGAATATGCCACCACGTTTAGAAAGTTATGACGAAATTAACATACATTTTCAAACTGATAGAAATGGTCAAAGGAAAgggtttaaatttatatattctcTTTATACATGTGGAGGAAAAATAACAGAACCTACTACGATCAGGTCTAGTCTATCAGAAACTTATTATGAACTCATGAACTGTACGTGGACGATTGAGGCTCCCACTGATAAAGTAGTTGTTGTAAAATTCTTATATATCGATGTGGAGAGTGATGAAAATTGCCTTAATGATTACATTTCAGTGTTTGATGGTCCTAAAATAGATACTGATAAGCAGCTTGCCTTGCTTTGTGGTCACATCAATTCAAGTACTGTAATACAGAGTAAAAATAGGAATGCGGTTGTTCAATTCATATCAAATGCCTACCTCAGTTATAAAGGCTTCCAGGCCcagattatttttagttattctGAAGCTGTCGGCTGTGGAGGATCTGTAAATTTACTTCCTAATTCTCAATATACATTGAAGTCCCCGTTAATAGGAAGAGCAGTGGTGTATGAAAACTATTTAGACTGTCACTGGTCAGTACGAGCACCGAAAGACTACGTAGTAAAAGTCAGTTTTTCTTCTTTCCACGTATCACCGTGTGCCGAGGTTAATCAAACCGCTATCGGAATAAGTAAATGTGACTGTGATTTCGTTGAAATAAAAGATGGTATTAATCCTGATAGTTTGGTTATTGGGACATTCTGCGGCCATACTCTTCCGCCAGAAATAATATCGTCTAGCAATTTGATGGGGATTAGATTATCAACTGATGGAGAAATTGTTAGCTCAGGGTTTGAATTACTTCTAAGTGCTCAGCGTTCTACTTGTGATGAATCAtctttaaatgttaattacaatattcaaTCGATACGTTCTCCTGGTTTTGAGACAGGAGTAATACCAAGAGGACTTCATTGTACATATGTTTTACATGCGTCTGAATCTTATGCAACCGTGCATTTAAGAATTAATCATCTTGATTTGCAACCAGGAAACGGTAACAAATGTGACAATGATAGACTAATAATCAGAAGTATTactgaaatacataatatgtcgTTAGGttcaaattatgttttaaataaatacgcaGACAATTTCTTTACTCATGCATACTTTTATGATTCGACTTTAAGTTTTCCAGAGCAATTTGTTTTGTGTGGAGTCAATTCATCATTAGATTTTTACGTAAGCGGTGGCgttagtttaaatttaattacgtCTCCGGAATCTACATCAAAACATAAAGGCGTAGATATTCAAGTTTCGCAGGTAGGTTATTGTGGCAGAAATTACACAGAACCATATGGTAGAATTCAAACGGTATATCTTGAAAACATCTACCCGATAAATAATGATTGTTTTACACTTATTACCGCCCcagaaaattatacaatatcaatctATATGATAACAATAGTAccagattattattttaactctCGAGCATTTTTCGCCATATTTGATGGCGATAAGACTACATCACCGCTTCTACTAAAAGTTCAGAGTGATTATGTATCTCGTTCCGTGTTTTCAACAGGTAGATATATCTTGATGCATAACCATGTGATAAATGGTAACGAACAgattatttatgatttaaattatattataacaaataagGGTCGAGGTTGTGGTGGGAAGATAGTGAATGAATTAGGAAGATTTACTAGTCCAATGTATCCAGAGGTATATAGAAAGAGATCTTCTTGTGAATGGGAAATAGAAACGCCTCCCAATACACGCTTATTACTGCGCATGACAGAATTTGACCTTGGGGTTGCTTGtgaccaaaattatttaagtatagtTGATAAAAATGGAAACGTAGTATCCACATTTTGTGATGAAACTCCTGCAGACTACACAAGCCCAGATAATTACGTTAAGGTAATATTCACTACTACTGTGAATAACGGTGGGACTGGTTGGGTGGCGGATTTCATAGGTATTCATTAA